The Naumovozyma castellii chromosome 2, complete genome sequence ACCGCCATGACATCCCCGAATGATAtatctgatgaagatggcAGCTTATTTAGTTCTACATTTCCATCCCCAATGGAATCAATCCCTGAAACTGAATACCTGACAAACTCAAAAGAAACATACAACGATTTAACCGCTCAAAACCAAGAGGACATGAGGGAAACTCGAAGGTTAATCAAAGAGCATATTGCCGAATGCCTCCGAGATGAcagtgatgatgaagttttGCCCCCTCCTTCCAAGGAAGAAATGAAGCAGTTTATAAATACTTGTTTAAACGATTCGCCAAGGCGACATGAACCTGACAGCTCTGGTAATTCAAAAAGTGCCGCTGAAGATAGTGCATTAGctacaaaagaaatattttcattttctgaGCCACCACTAACTTGTGGAAACGAAACTCGGCCATCTGAAGATTACCAATCTTCGTCTCAATTTGGGGAAGAGCAGATTGAGAGTACTGCAACAATTTACGATATCTCTccattaaatgatgaaatggaCCAAGGATATGCGAAaaaatctaataataataatgatgatgctgaTTTTAGTAACATtaacaaacaaataatacCGTCAGACATAGGAacaaatgataatgaagtaCATCCTGCTCTCAGTcgaaatgaagaagagcaACCTCTCAAACAATCTTCCATAAATGTATCAGCCTCATTACCTTTGCCAGAAATTGAATCGCCTCAAACTGATGAATTTCCTTTAGTAGAGCAAAATACCAGGTTTGAAcatgttttattttcaaataatgatattataCTGGAAGATAAAGAGACCCTACTAACAGCGGCtcatgaaaaaaaattatctCTTGGGATCGTAGGAAAAACATCAACATTCTCTCTATTGCTTCCAAGCCCTCTATTAGAAACATTAATTGATGCTGAAACTAATTTTACCCAAGATACAATTGGAGAAAGCAGTAATGctgtttcttcttgttcaacGATTGTTCATATCGACAATAATGCACCCAGCTATGGCAAACTACATACAGAGCTAGAATCAAGTGGACTCAATACCATAATTGTCAATAAGATGCCTGAGTTGAGAACTTCTAACGAAAGTGATAAAACCTTCCCGAAGAATATAGAAATGCCAAATGAAACTAGTGGTAAGAATGTAATATCTGGCGCAAATACTCCAACAGTACCATCAAGAGAAACCTATTTCATGGAAGATAGGGTAGCTAGCACAAACTCTGAAGGAACAGAAAAAATACATTTTGACGAGCAAAACCATGATAAACACATTACAGTTTCAAGCTCTATACCACTAGAGAGGGACTATAAAAGCGAAGAGGAGTCTATCCCATTTTTACGAAAATATAATCATAGAATAAAAAAGTCGCATGAACCGATTATTCTTTCAGCCAAAAAAGAGATGAATAGGATACGGCATAATGATATTACCAGAACAGTTATTACAAAAAATACTTTAGAGATGACTCCACTATATTTTGATGATGGATTGTCCCTTTGGACTGATAAGAATTTAATAACCGCGCATTATAATATgcattcatcaattaatcAAGAGATATACACAAGTGCGTCACCTTCGCTAGCAATGACAAATTTGGCGAAGACGTACAAAGATCGGTCAAACCTATTTACTGAAAAAGAACTTATAGGCGGTAGCTTCAGTCCATTATGAAAGGGTAATATTACCAATTGTATTTCTGTATACATGAGCTAATAAACATTACAGCATAATATACTATTTCTCAGAAACACATTCTATATTAACATTGTACTGAATATTTACACGATatcttatttaaatttatgTTGACTTACCATCAACTGGTTCCACCCTATAAAGATCACCGCAAATTCTCATTTTCCTAATAGCCtctttattatcatctgAATAAGTCTTCTTTGGTAATTTCCCTTCAGGTTTACTTTCAAATAGGGATCCCATTATATACATTTCGTTAGTTGTTGCATCacaaaagaatgaaatataGTCAATAACGTCTCTCTCTACTGTATCTGTCATTTCTGTACATTTATCGATTTTGATCAATCTCTGTCTTGTGTTAAACCTGTAAACCAATTGAATATGTTCCAGAGGCCTACCTGGAATCATCATTGGCTGAACTGACACAATTTTTGGGACCTCATTAAATTTAAGCAATTCCCATTCaagtaatatattttttggtAAAGACTTTACTCTTGCCTGTAATGCCTCGTCAACCCAAATTGAGGTGCAATCCTTCACTGAATTTACTTTTTTTTCAGCAAAAGCAGTGTTAACTTTTATATAAAGTTCTATGGCTTTGTtcttccaaagaagaaagttggGCTTCATACCGGATTGATACCTAAATAATCCGACATTGATGGTATTTAAACCAAAATTGTACACTCTTCTAATGAGAGCGTTAAGACAGATAGCAGGATGCAGAAACACATTTGGATAATTTCTGAATGATGAAGGAATAAACATATCCATAGCAATACCAATAACTCGTGGATTTATGGGGTCAGGTTTCTCAACCTTATCTATCGGATTTGAATCCCCGTCCCCTAATCTGGTCATTGAGCTGGAAAATAGCCTTGAACGAGTCTGTCTTAACGTATTAAGGTATAGGGGCTGATAAAGAGTACGGCTAAGAGGGGCCCTGATCATCTTTAATGTTCTTATTGGTTAGCTTGTATTACGATTCTATAGCTGTATTTGAAAGTAGAGGAGCGATTTTAATGGTTTTCTTCTGAAAGGCGTTTCTTATTCCGAAGGTACACAGtcaagaattaaagaaatcttGCCTGAAGGGCCATTTGTAAAGTAGATAACTATCTGATCATGATCAGTTTGATAATATAAGCAAGGAGTGAAGCCTATCGCCAATAATCTTTCCGTAACAAAAGTACAGTCATATTCAAGAGTATACTGATAGTCTTGCTTACGTAAGATAGCGTAGGGAGCTCTTGAACTCTTGAACTTAGATTTGAGTTTGAACGTTGAAGGAGTAGCAAACCACCCTTCAATTCGAGCAGCATAGTGGTTGAGTAAGTAAAAAGAGAATATGAAACCTTATATCATTGATTTGAAGCTTAAGGATACAGAAAAGGTTAATTGGAAGAAGAGTCTTTccaattatttgaagaaatcatATGGGTCCAGAAATTGGGAGAGCTtttatgatgaaaaattgacCTCCAATTTGGAccatttaagaaataatgCTAATGGCGAATTAGCCCCTGATGCATTATTAGaacaaaattataaatattatgCTCTGCTAGAGCATTTAAATTTACGGGTCGGTAAGAATAGTTCACAATTGAAGATCGATTTCATCTGGTACGATGCTGAATATTCGTTAACTCCAAAGGATCAAAAGTATAAGCAACATACCATAACCTTCGAAAAGTCATGCATCCTCTACAATATTGCAGCCATTCTTTCACAGGCTGCTAAAGAGAAAATCGACAGCGATCCTAAGATTGCAATTGGGCTCCTATCTAAAGCTACCACAACTTTCCAGTATTTATCTGAAAACTTTCTAAACTCGCCATCAGTTGACTTAAAAGCTGAGAATACTCAATTCCTAACGAACTTATGTCATGCAGAAGCACAGGAAGTATTcttatcaaaattattaagtaGTCCCACAGCTGAAAAGCAGGCTTCCCTAATTAGCAAATTGGCATTTGCTACTTACAACTTAGTGGACAAATGCTCGAAATATCTAAAGGCTCCAGAGGGAGGTGTTTCACCATATGGTGAACCCAGATGGAGTACAATTATGACTTGTAAGGCATATCTTTATAGATCGATTACTGCATATTATTATGCCCTGCATTTGGTGCAAGAGAATAAAATCGGTCAATCTATCGCATTTTTGAAGATCGCTAACCAAAACATTGTTTCAGCATTCCCTTTTAGATCCTCATTAAACGATTATTTCGATTTCGAAGGGTTTAAAGAGACCATTAACAATAAAATGAGAGAGTTTAACAAGGATAATGATTATATATATCATGATTTGATTCCATCTAGTGTCTCAATCGAAAGTATCAAGCCAATGGATGCCATTAAATCCCCGACTTGGCTACAGCAATTACAACCCTATATGGACGCAAGCTCAAATGATGCAGATATTTTGTATAAGGGAATTGTCCCAATggaaatatatgaaaaagAAAGTATTTACTCAGAAGAAAAAGCTCAGCTACTAAGAAAGGAAATGGAATCAGTGGAAACTGCAGACTTGGAATATACGTCGTTCGTGGAATTTACCAACTTACCCAAGTTGATCAATGACctaaaaaagaaatatacAACTGGtggaaataataatgatgcaGACCCACAACTTGAAATGATGAGAGATCAAATTAAATCATGGGCGTATGCAGTTCAACAgaatgaatttaatgatattgaaagaatcaTTAATgtcatttcttcaaaaagGAAGGAAATCTTGGATATTTTGGCAACATTACCTGCAGAGGAAAAGGAGAATATCCTTAAATTGAAAGCGTCATTAGTCGAAGCATCACAGTCTGATGAGAAACTGTTTAGACTTATTAAACCATACGTAGCTGAGATCAAGCTGTTATGCAATGATTCTTCGCTATGGAGAAAGTTTGATGAATTTCAGTCAGCAGGAGCTTTCCAACCAAGCTTGTTAGATATTGACGATTCTAAGACAGAATTAATATTGTCTAAATTAAAGGCTATAACCCAATTTGCTGAAGACCTGAGACTATTAAAAGAGGAACGTGCGAGAACGATGGgtgaattgaaagattacgttaataataatgatgatatcaCTAGTCTGTTGTTAGCCAATAAGGATAAGTCGGATGCCGAATTGCAATCATTGTTTGAAAGTGAGTTAGCAAAGTTTGAGCCCTTGACAACAAGGATAGAAGCCACAATATTCAAACAGGGCTCCACCATAAATGGAGTTAAAATCGAATTGGATAACATATTTGGCCTGACCGGAATACAAGACAAAACACCGGAAGAGCAAAAGGCTGAACTTGAACGAAAATTGTTTTTTGACAAATTGGAAGAGGCTACAACTAAGTTCACCATATTTAGTTCAGATATTCAGAAGGGATTGAATTTCTACAACTCTCTACTTAAGATGAGCAAAGATTTACAGAACTCAGTTGAGCAAAATCCATCTAGAAACACTTCTAACATCACGATGCAACCTCCTCCTGCACGTCCTCCACTTCCTATGCAACCACAAAGAATGGGTACGAGTTCATACTCTCCTATACCACCTTCTGATCTTAACTCCAGATTCgataatttaaatttgaacCACACACAGCAATATCAAGGCACTTTCTCGAACGAACCTAATAGAACTCATATGCAAGAAGGTCCACCTGCATATGTCGAATCTACTTTCGGGATGAACAACTTTCCATCTCAACCTGCACCATCAAATTACCAACGTCCACCTATTCCTGTACCTCAAGCCCAAGCTTCGCTGGGAGCGCCTCAAGTACCACCAAAACAGCCTCCCATGGGAAtgaatgatttattatcgAGGAGACAACAAgttgaaaatgaagagCGTGAACTGCAACAAAATCCAACTTCGTTTTATAATAAAACATCCGTTTTTGATGAAAACTTATATTCCAAGTATAGTACATAGTGATAGAAAGGAAAGAACgaaaattaagaaaatgttgaaaGGATTATATAATATTACAACTATactcttttttcttttagCTATGTAAGTTTCAATAGTGTTTACTACTTTTTCTCAATGGTACTTGCACTGAACTTCTGTGGTCCTTCTACATTTTTaccatttttcttgtttctaTTAAAAGGTGATTTTCTCACTTTATGAAGCATTGGAGAATGCCAAACGTTTTCTGAACCGAAATCAGCTTCCGATATCTTAACAAAACTTATTATTCCATCATCCATGATAGCTAGTAAGAAAGTTCTAAACCCATTTCTCAATCTTCTTAATTGCTGTACTTGAGGTGAGAACGAAGAGGCTGGGCGTCGCGTTTTCACATTTTTATTCATTGGATTATCActtgattttttttgttttgctTTTGATTTCAAACTCGTCAAATACTCTGATCTTTTAATGCCATTTGTGTAGGTAGATGCATCCCAATCCATTCCTTCTTGAAggaattcaaatttataatccaaagaattaaaaatacCTTTAATTTCGGAGTAAGTGGGGAAATGACTTGATGgatcatttttattatatataacaaCTTGATAATCTGGAAGACCAGgacttttttttttataattaGTTTGAGGTTTCCAGACATTGAAATTAATCTTTAGATCagtattttcattttgcACAGTGTCACGAAACGTTCCACGAAGATCAATGACTGTCTTTGGAATGTTTGTGGAAGGTATTAGAGTATTCAATCCTCTATACAATTGTGGAGAAGATGTATATTtctgaaaataaaaattccATGGACTGAAAAACCACCGATTATGGAGGGATATTTTTTGCTGTGCAAGTGAGCCCGTCAAGGCATTGTATAAAAGTTGTAAGTGTGAACGTTTGCTGCAGACCGATGATGGTGCGTAGAAGGATGTTGTGTCATATGATGTATCATCAGCACTTGTCACTATAAACCCCAATCTCTTCAAATGAGCATATATGGCAAAGGTATCGAGTTCGTTCTGATCCTTGAAAAGGACATACAAATCCTGTATGCTTAATGGAATGTCCAACTCTTCAGTCTTTATGAAAGGAGTGACTGTACCTCTTTCTGCCAAATACACGAATTCGTGAAAttgcaaaaaaaaatcCCCCGATGATGTTGCTCTCCCCATGGTGTTCATAAAATTGCCTCTAGGTTGAGGTATGTATGCCAAGTGTGTTTCAGGAATATAATATGCCTTAACTTGTGATTTAATGATGGATCCTCTAATGAAATTTGTGAGTGTATCAAACATAGCCTTCTGGGCTCTATATAATAGTAACTCCTGCATGTTGGTTTCATCAGGTTCAAAATCCTTCTCGCCTCTCTTTGGTATAACAGCTATAGCTTCATTAGTTCTAGAAAGCTTCGCTATCTCGGACCAATCTTGTGTttgttcatcatcttctaaatCAGCATCTTCACCAGCCGAAATTTGTATATTAGCTGGGATAGCAATCGACATTTTTAGGTCTCGTATACCTGAACACAGAATCCCCTGAAATAAGTGAGTTTTGTCTCTATTTTATCGACCATTGCTGCAATATTTCATCTCATCACATTAAACAATAATTCGAAAATTAAAATGCGCGCCAGTAAATGACGctgataaaataaaattcaaaGTTGCCATGAAGATTCGACATGAGATAAAGATATCTTTGAAACTGATAAAGTTCTCTTAAATAGAAGCTAAccattaaaaataaaaatggcCAACCAGCtgataaattttgaagacAAATGTCAAAACACTTCTTTGAAAGGTTTCTCCAAACATAGATATTAGCTTCTTAATCCAACAGTGTGAGAACGGCACTAACTTCTGGTTAAAAGGTTCCAAGAGTGCTAAGCTTGGAATGGGTTTGTGGTTTGCTTTCTTTTCTGAGTTTCCACTAAGAAGAACTATCAAAGTCGTTTGAAGAATGTCTTGAGTAAATAAAGATTATGTAATCCTTAATGCTTACgtacaaaagaaaaagaaacggACCAAAATTATCtcaaattgttttttttcGACACATCCATTCATTAATTATACACAGTCCTTGAAAGATTAAGGTAGGGATAGTGCATTcatattaaagaaacatcAACTCTTCGCAATTACCGAGAAAAGAGAAGTTTACTTGGTACCATTTCAAGTTTTAATACCCATTCCACAACGATGAAGACTTCCTCCAAGAATATACTGATATTGGCCAGTTTAGCAGGTATTACATTTGCTGCTTCGACATCCCAAGCAAATGCAAAGACAAGTCCGGATACTTCAGCTCTTACAGGTACCGCTGCTAATACTCAGGAAGTTGCGGAAAATATATCTCAACCAAGAAACTCGTTCTTCATGGCTGTTTCCATGATTGGTTTTTCAGAAATTGGTGATAAGACATTTCTAATCGCTGCCTTGATGGCAATGCGTCATCCAAGATTCTTGGTGTATTCTGCGGCTGCTTCATCTTTGGCTATTATGACCATCTTGTCTGGGATAGCTGGTCACACATTTTCGTATTTCATTCCTGAACAAATCACATCCCTTTTAGCAGGTCTCCTATTTTTGGTTTTTGGTTATAAATTAACCATGGAAGGTTTGAGTATGGAGAAAGTTGCTGGTGtcaatgaagaaatggctgaagtggaagaagaaattgctCTTAATGACATAGATCATTCTTCGAAAGACCTTGAAAAGGGTCCTATGGATAAATTAAGatctaaaaaaaattgcctatttgtttgtttggATAAGGTTCAGGATTTAGCATCATATATCTTATCGCCCGTATTCGTTCAAGTCTTTGCTATGACTTTCTTAGGTGAGCTTGGTGACCGTTCTCAAATTAGTATCATTGCCTTGGCGTCTAATAACGATTATTGGTATGCCATTGCTGGTGCTATCGTTGGTCATCTTATTTGTTCCGGTGTTGCTGTCATTGGTGGAAGATATCTGGCTACTAAGATTAGTATGAGAACAATCACTTTGACCGGTGCAGTTCTATTCTACTTATTCGCCTTGATGTACATCTATCAATGCTTCACATTTTCTGGAGAACCAACTAATGTTTAAGAATATTCGTTTGGTGCTGTGTCAGGAactaaatttatttcttcatgATTTGATACAGTAGTATATACATCctcaaaaaaatataatgattATAGATTCATTTTTTATGAATAatgtttaaattttatgTTTCATTTGCAGATTCTTTTATCAGCCTTTCTCGtaaaattctttttaatGCCTTTTCAGTTTGTTTATCTAATTGCTCTAGACTGCTTCTCATCCTGAGTTTTAGATCCTTAGTTACACTGGCTTTTTGGTTTACATTTTCtccttccttttcttctccaCTTCGGAGTTCCATTCCCATCGCATCAGCTATTTGTCCAGACACGCTTAAACTTTCTTTTTCGATGTTCCTAGCTAGGATCTCAACGGTAGTCCCTTCGTCTTCACCGAAACTATTATATATCTTGTTATTGGATAGTTGTTGGTCATTATTTCTCAGCTTCTCCGGCCTTTTAGACTCTGATAATGAAGAGTGGTCCCCTGCATTTCGTATCCTCTCTTGCAGTTCAGCTagtcttctttttcttaataatgTTTGTTTCTGAATATATGACATTTCGATACAAAGGTTCTCACAGTCTTGAATATATAACCCAACTATCGTTATTGATAAACCTCATTCATATTATTTACATTTTCAGTGACATAATCTGTGACTGTTTCTCAACATCCGTCcaccaaatattttctcttcaaaaaatattctgaaaaattcaagataATCGCCTTCTCATTTGACAAAACCGCGCAATCGGGAACAAATCTCACATCACCAATCTGCGACTATACCAAATATTGCATAGAGTTAGGTTAAACTATAAAGTGAATCTTCAATTATATTGCAATTTCacttttttcttcaagacCACCAAGACACTAAAGATAAGCCACAATGCCAAGTACGTACCCCAAATCAAGGAATGATTCAGAGGTTCGGGTCCTCATAAATGATTAATGAGTTTTGAAATGAGAAAAGTAGAGAAGAATCACAGACCTACGCATGATTAAAGCGGACATTTAAAACacattatttcaaattgaatagTTTTGTTTCACTGAATCCCCGACACTTCAGTAAATGAAACTTTTCGTTCtatgaatttgaaatgtgTTGACTTTTCCCGTTTTTCAAAGTTGAGGCTGGATTTTCAagcatttttcttcttttctagactccattaatattttatatgAGTACCTTCTTGAACCTCGTAGAAATCTCcattgtttttttattgCCATTTGAAACAAGCTGGGACTaacaatttaatttttttaattttttttttaaataggAGCCCCAAGAACTTACTCTAAGACTTACTCCACTCCATCCAGACCATACGAATCTTCTCGTTTGGACGCTGAATTGAAGTTGGCCGGTGAATTCGgtttgaagaacaagagaGAAATTTACAGaatttctttccaattatCCAAGATTCGTCGTGCTGCCAGAGATTTATTGACCAGAGATGAAAAGGACCCAAAGAGATTGTTCGAAGGTAATGCCTTGATCAGAAGATTGGTGAGAATTGGTGTCTTGTCCGAAGATAAGAAGAAGTTAGATTATGTTTTGGCTTTGAAGGTCGaagatttcttggaaagaAGATTGCAAACTCAAGTTTACAAGTTGGGTTTGGCCAAGTCTGTTCACCACGCTAGAGTCTTGATTTCCCAAAGACATATTGCTGTTGGTAAGCAAATCGTCAACATCCCATCTTTCATGGTCAGATTAGACTCTGAAAAGCACATTGACTTTGCTTCTACTTCTCCATTCGGTGGTGCCAGACCAGGTAGAGTTGCCAGAAAGAACGCTGCCAGAAAGTCTGAAGgtgctgaagaagaagccgctgaagacgaagaataaattaattaacCCATAATATCATAATTGTATAGTATTTTTATATACCTGATTTATATATGCGGACTAAATATTTACATTCTATTGTCGCCATTAGCTCGATTGTTCcatataatattttaagtTAATTCTCAGCGTTAGCTTCATCAGTTAATTGTCTCCATTATGAATCTAAAACATGTATTTTCACCATTGCAAACTGCTTCATTCTATTTTCAAGCCAGCAGTAACATACCTCACCTGAGCGGCTACTTCCAAAACAGCTGAAGAATGACCTCCTGCCCTTTAAGCATTCCCACCTACGTCAGTAAATAAGGGAAACTATATACTATAAACTTGTATTGAATTACATTATTTTAGTAGTTTCGAGAGAAACATTGTATCGTAACTTCTTTTGAGTAACCGTCAGGATGTTCCCAATGTATTTAACAATGGACAATGTACTCCGGTTATTTTTCTCTAACTTTGTTTGACTGTTTACCACCCGTGCATTCAGGTCTGAATTTGagatttctttgaaactcttgaaaaattgcTTGTCCTTAGGCGGAAACTGCCCCAGGCGGAAACGGTCTGGCGAAAATGCAATATTCTAGGCAGACAATACCTGAGTCTTCCGTCTAGCATCTCCGCCTAAGCTGCTTTCCCATTGGGGCTGTCTCTAACCACGGCCTACGATGGTCTGAACCCATGGCAATCTAGtgaattattgaacaatAACATACTAATAAAGGCTATACAACAAATTTACCTTTCAAAGTTTAAAGAACCCTAACAACACAAGGACAATCAGCAAAAATGGGTAAATCGTATGTGGAAACGTCtaagaaattttaatattattggaAACCAGTGCGGAATGAAGAGAATTACGTCAAAATGAAACGATGTGATAAAATTGTGAAATCAGTCATGACTTTAGTGGAATCGGGAAAGGGATATAGGTAGCATCTAGCCATTGAAGGAATTGGGAACCGATTGGGAAGTGGAGCTGATGGAACAGTTAAAGAATACAAGATTATTAATATGAAAGGAGAATTCAACAGGCAAGGAAATGACCAAAAATTTATAGATCAATCtcaaaaaaatagaaataaAGGCATACCAAGAAGACATTAGGAATTTCGTATCCACgattcaataatattttactcagctaaattgaaaaataagCATTACTAAcaatgaatgaaaaataatataattttcTAATATTTTAACAGACACGGTTACAGATCTCGTACTCGTTACATGTTCCAACGTGACTTCAGAAAGCATGGTGCCATTGCTTTGTCAACATACTTGAAGGTCTACAAGGTTGGTGACATTGTCGACATCAAGGCTAACGGTTCTATCCAAAAGGGTATGCCACACAAGTTTTACCAAGGTAAGACCGGTGTTGTTTACAACGTCACCAAGTCTTCCGTTGGTGTCATAATCAACAAGATGGTTGGTAACagatatttggaaaagagaTTGAACTTGAGAATTGAACATATCAAGCACTCCAAATGTAGACAAGAATTTTTGGACAGAGTTAAGACTAACGCTGCCAAGAGAGTCGAAGCTAAGGCCCAAGGTGTTGCTGTCCAATTGAAGAGACAACCAGCTCAACCAAGAGAAGCCCGTGTTGTTTCCACTGAAGGTAATGTTCCTCAAACTTTGGCTCCAGTTCCATACGAAACcttcatctaatttaaTGGATTGGTGTTTTCCCCTATCtttaaatatcttttatattttctttcatataatatataactAAGAAATTCTTTCGATTAAACTACTGAATGTATTCAAAGGATACAAGGTGCAAGGCTGGCGGTCGTTATGTAACagaaataaatatcatATATAATCAAGCATAAGTAAGTATGAATATTCTGAATATTCGGTAACCTCTTTAACTTCTCCAGCTTTATGTTTCAGTGACACTTCACAATATTCTCCGTATTCGTTCTACTTTTTTTTCGCCTGGCACATTTTCGATATATCGTTTTTTAAGAGCATGAAATATTCAAGAGTGCATAGGATGCAGttttaattcaatttgattCGAATAATATTACGATCTGTGAAGCTTTTATCCTTTCTCTGGAGCAAATTAGTTGATAATAGAACACtctattattgaatattttaatcAAGGTCTGAAAACGACCCCATCAACACTGCAATCTTAGgtgataatattgaaagCAAATTTCTCTACCATACGAGATAATTAAGTCTGAAAGGTTCaaaaatgggaaaaaaatcattaacAGAGCtggaagaagaagccaTTGAATCGACACCATACTTAGGAAGTGATGAAAGGGCGTCCAATCTTAGAGCAGCTCaaaatttagaagataGTAcgaaaaaaataaaaccTGAAAGCCAT is a genomic window containing:
- the NTC20 gene encoding Ntc20p (ancestral locus Anc_8.556) — its product is MSYIQKQTLLRKRRLAELQERIRNAGDHSSLSESKRPEKLRNNDQQLSNNKIYNSFGEDEGTTVEILARNIEKESLSVSGQIADAMGMELRSGEEKEGENVNQKASVTKDLKLRMRSSLEQLDKQTEKALKRILRERLIKESANET
- the RPS9B gene encoding 40S ribosomal protein uS4 (ancestral locus Anc_8.554), which codes for MPRAPRTYSKTYSTPSRPYESSRLDAELKLAGEFGLKNKREIYRISFQLSKIRRAARDLLTRDEKDPKRLFEGNALIRRLVRIGVLSEDKKKLDYVLALKVEDFLERRLQTQVYKLGLAKSVHHARVLISQRHIAVGKQIVNIPSFMVRLDSEKHIDFASTSPFGGARPGRVARKNAARKSEGAEEEAAEDEE
- the RPL21A gene encoding 60S ribosomal protein eL21 (ancestral locus Anc_8.552), whose amino-acid sequence is MGKSHGYRSRTRYMFQRDFRKHGAIALSTYLKVYKVGDIVDIKANGSIQKGMPHKFYQGKTGVVYNVTKSSVGVIINKMVGNRYLEKRLNLRIEHIKHSKCRQEFLDRVKTNAAKRVEAKAQGVAVQLKRQPAQPREARVVSTEGNVPQTLAPVPYETFI